GCCTTCGTTTCATCCGTGAACTGGAACAGGGAAAACAAACCGTTCGTTTGGATAAAGTGAATCAGGCACTCAAAATGTTTGGGCATGTTGCGGGACCAGTTCCCATGGATGGAGAGTATAAACCATGAAAAGGACACGCCAAGGACGAGTATTTGTGAGAAACATCCTAGCAGGAATTATTGCACAAACTGATGAAGGCTATCAGTTCACCTATGATCCTATGTATCTACAAACCCCTGGAAGTGTACCCATCAGCCTTACCATGCCTCTTCAGGAAGCTCCCTATCAAAGCACAACGTTCTTCCCCTTCTTTGATGGCCTCATCCCAGAAGGCTGGCTCTTGGAGCAAGCATGCCGTAATTGGAAACTGGATAGAAGAGACAGGATGGGATTGTTGCTCCATGTATGTCGTGATTGTGTGGGATTTGTATCAGTTGAGGAGGTATTGTGAAACATTGTCTCTATTGTGGGCGAATTTTAGAGGAGCCTCATATGTATGGATGGCACCAGAGATGTATCCTTTCTTTCTTTGGGACGAAGGAGATGCCGATACTAGATTTAAATCTGGCTAATCTAGGCCTACACGCAACACAGAGTGGTTATACAATTCCAGGAGTACAGAAAAAGTTTTCCCTCTCCCTCGATCATACGAAACAGACAGACCGTCTCACATTGGTTGGAAAACCTCCTGGTTACATTGTAAAGCTGCAAACTGAGGCATATGAAGCACTGCCAGAGTTGGAACATGTGGTCATGCATATGGCTAAGATTGCCAAGATTACTACCGTGCCGAATGCACTTATCCAATTACATGATGGTTCATTAGCCTATATTGCAAAACGAATTGACCGAATTTTCAAAAAAGATCGTGTAATACAACTTCCAATGGAAGACTTTTGTCAGCTCACTGGTCGATTAACCGAAGATAAGTATCAGGGTTCTTATGAGCAGTGCGGAACTATCATTCGCAAATACTCCAGGCAACATATGCTTGACCTCACGAACTTCTGGTATGTTTTAGTATTCTGCTTCATCACAGGCAACTCTGACATGCATCTCAAGAACTTCTCTCTCTATGCCCCGGTTAATGAACATTTTCAGCTCACCCCTGCGTATGATTTACTACCGGTACAACTCATCCTGCCTGAAGACACTCAAGAGATGGCATTAACACTCAGGGGAAAGAAATCACGACTAAAGCGAGCAGATTTCTTACTTCTTGCAAAGCATCTGGAAATACCTGAACAGGTTGCTGTTCGACTTATCAAGCGGGTTTCTGGTTTATTTCCTCAGTGGGAGGCACTCATTAGTGAAAGCTGTATGCCTAACCATTTGAAACCAGCATTAACGGAACTAGTGAAGACAAGAATCGATAGGATTACTACAGAATAGCGATGCTTCTCTCATACTCTCATCTTTCTGATTCCCTCTGAGATTCAAGTATCTTCCTACCAGTATCGTAAACATCTATTCACATGTTCCAAGTTGAACAATTGATGATGACTTCCTCTATACCACTCCATCATGCCTTTATATTCAGGATCTTCTGGGTTGCTAAGAATTCTCAACAACTCAGCATATCCATACCGCCCCCCTACATCCTCTGGTGGAGCTTCTCCCTCCCAGTCCAGACACACTGGATGATTCTTATCGTAGTCATCAACAATTTCATGGAGACGGATATGGGCTATCCAAAAATCGCCAAAGTCATAGTTGTAGATAATTTCCCTGTACTGCGGAAATATCTCATGAAGGAATACCAAGCGGTCATCCTTTGTAGTCTCCCCTTCCTCTTCAAACTCCCTGGGGAAACCGGTCAATGTATATTTCAGTCTTCCATTGGGATGGCGCTCTATCCAGAAATCATGCAGGTGTCGATTCCACCATCCAAACAAGGTCTGCAACACATCATGGAACTCACGGAATGTACAATTAAGGGGAACGACAACACGACGGCGACAGGTACTGTCCAGCTCCAGGTCTACATCAAAGACAGCAGCCTTGCATCGAAAGAGAGGTTGCCCATATTTCCGCTCAATATCACTGGAGATTTTTTCGGAAATATTAACATAGTCGCTTCCGTCTATGGTCTTTACAGTAAGATAGTCCATATTGAGATATCGGATCATCTGCTTTTGCAGTAATACCTCGGTTGAATACCGGTCAAAAAAGAAGTGGGTACGAGCACAGACATTGTTCAGCCCTGCAACCACCGAACGATTTGCAGTCTTACTAAACGTGATACCTTCTCCACAATCCTGCAGGTACTGATCGATGATAGTCGGAGTGAAACACATGGTCTCAAGACAGGCCTTCACTCCCTCAAGGATCAGGGTTTCGATATTTTTTACATCGCCTCGTTTGATACCATAGAGAATAAACGCATAGCGAGATGCATCGTTGCTTACCACGATTGTTCTCCTATGGTTTACCATAATCATATTGGCACTCCACGAGTAGAGAGGATCAATTGCTGTATCTGCAGCTCCTGTCTGTATCTTCAGGTAATCTGCGAGTTTCTTTGTGCATCCAATCTGCATCTAGCTACCTTCTCCTTTTCCTATCTCCTTATACCATATATTTCTACAACAAACCAGCTTTCCTAAGCTCTTGTTTCAGCATCATTTTCCTAGGATATTGCTCTAACAAGACATCGATGCAATGTTGCATCTCTTTTTCTCCACCAATGGATTTCAGTACTTTCAGCGTATTGGCAAGCTCGGTAAATGCATATCTTGAACTCTCTTCACTCACCATATGAAGACTCTGCTGAACAAGGAGTTCTATCAACTCAGCAGCATATGTTGGGACCAAATACTTATAATAGCGAAGGGACTCCTTGGGAAATTGCTTCACATACCATAGCATTCTCTCATAGTTGCCTTCCTCGATCAGAAGTTCAGGCAGGAACCTAACCACATGGAACGATTTACCTTCCATTGCATCACAGAGCAACTCAAGGGTAGTTTTCCAGGAGTCTGGCGTGCTGAGTGCCTTGAGTTCAGTGACATAATGAGATTCACCTTTTGCAATCAAATTAAAAGCAGCATAAAGTGCACCTTGACGATCCCCCATCTCCTTATAAAGTCTGAAAAGATATTCTGAGAATATATGACTGTACTTGAATCGTCTATTTGCTTCCTGAGCCAACTCAATTGCTTCATTCTTGCGCTCTTCCTGTATAGCCTTTTCAATGGAGAGCTTCCAGAATTCCGGCTCATATCCATGATCCAATAAATATTGGCGTTGCTCTTCCTTGCTCGCTGTGCGAATGAGAAGGAGGAAAGTAAGTTCCTCAACTTCACGCCCCTCCTCTACAATCATCTCACGAAGCTGCTGTGCTTGCTTTTCTTCAGTTATCATAGCTGTCATTAGCCGTATTCTCGTTGGCGTCAAATTGTCATAATCTGAGAGAAGAGCATAGAGTGATTGCTTATCGGAAATAGGAATAGCAGCATCAGCAATTGCATTACAGCATTGCTTCAGCCTCTCATAGAGCATATCGTATTGGTAATCCATATGCTGTAGCAGCGGAAGAGTCTCATCCAACAAGAGACACAGTTGGG
This sequence is a window from uncultured Sphaerochaeta sp.. Protein-coding genes within it:
- a CDS encoding helix-turn-helix transcriptional regulator gives rise to the protein MNVIGMFIRDQRKRAGLTQEEFALRSGLGLRFIRELEQGKQTVRLDKVNQALKMFGHVAGPVPMDGEYKP
- a CDS encoding HipA domain-containing protein; the encoded protein is MYGWHQRCILSFFGTKEMPILDLNLANLGLHATQSGYTIPGVQKKFSLSLDHTKQTDRLTLVGKPPGYIVKLQTEAYEALPELEHVVMHMAKIAKITTVPNALIQLHDGSLAYIAKRIDRIFKKDRVIQLPMEDFCQLTGRLTEDKYQGSYEQCGTIIRKYSRQHMLDLTNFWYVLVFCFITGNSDMHLKNFSLYAPVNEHFQLTPAYDLLPVQLILPEDTQEMALTLRGKKSRLKRADFLLLAKHLEIPEQVAVRLIKRVSGLFPQWEALISESCMPNHLKPALTELVKTRIDRITTE
- a CDS encoding HipA N-terminal domain-containing protein; amino-acid sequence: MKRTRQGRVFVRNILAGIIAQTDEGYQFTYDPMYLQTPGSVPISLTMPLQEAPYQSTTFFPFFDGLIPEGWLLEQACRNWKLDRRDRMGLLLHVCRDCVGFVSVEEVL
- a CDS encoding plasmid pRiA4b ORF-3 family protein, translating into MQIGCTKKLADYLKIQTGAADTAIDPLYSWSANMIMVNHRRTIVVSNDASRYAFILYGIKRGDVKNIETLILEGVKACLETMCFTPTIIDQYLQDCGEGITFSKTANRSVVAGLNNVCARTHFFFDRYSTEVLLQKQMIRYLNMDYLTVKTIDGSDYVNISEKISSDIERKYGQPLFRCKAAVFDVDLELDSTCRRRVVVPLNCTFREFHDVLQTLFGWWNRHLHDFWIERHPNGRLKYTLTGFPREFEEEGETTKDDRLVFLHEIFPQYREIIYNYDFGDFWIAHIRLHEIVDDYDKNHPVCLDWEGEAPPEDVGGRYGYAELLRILSNPEDPEYKGMMEWYRGSHHQLFNLEHVNRCLRYW